The nucleotide window TCGGGCATCTGGTGGAAGCTCTTTCGGTGCCGGAACCATGTGGATTTTTGAATAAACACCGGAACTGGAAACCGGTTGCTTACTCAACCCGGGAAAGCTGCGGAATACCCCGCTGCACGAGTTGCTCGTCCACGGCGGTGGAGGCCGCCTCATCCAGGTAAACGGTGAAGTTTTCCTCGTCGAATTCGATCGAGTGGAGGCCGCCCTTGTTGCCCTTGAAGGCTTCCACCAGCGACTTCATGTCCCGGATGTCCTTCCCGTTCACCTTGCGGACGATGAGATTGCGGAGCGGCTCGTAGCCAATGGTGGCCGGGGTGGCGATGACGCCGCTGAGAAAGACGATGTGATCGGCCTTGTTTTCGTATTTCTCCGGGTTTTCGTAGGCGTCCAGCAGGTTGAGTGGCGCGCGGGAGTGCCAATCCTCGCCGAAGGACTCCAGCAGGGGCTTGGTGAGCTCCTGGAAAATGAGGCCGCCCTTGACGAGATACTGCGGAGCCTTGCCGAAGGTGTAGGCTGGTACGAGGCGCTTCGTATCATCGGACAGGTTCAGGGTGACATCGAGGTGGAGCGGCTTGCCCTCGCGCAGCAGCGAGAGCTTCACCACGTCCCCGGTATTCTTTTCACCACGAACGAGATGGCTCCAGAAGAGGCTGCCGTACACCGGGTGTTCGTAGTAGCCGCGGCGGTCGATCTTGTGATCCTCCACGGCCAGCAGCACGTCGCCTTTCTTGATCCCTGCGGTGGCCGCCGAGCTGTCCTTGCGGACAGAGGTGATGTAGAGGCCGCCCTGGTCGTCCGGGATCTGGAGCCACTTGCGGAACGATGGATCTTCCGTGCGGGCGGTGTTGATGCCGAGGCTGGGGAAGCCGGCGTATTTGCCACTGCCGGCGGACTTGAGGAAACGGGTGAGGATGCTCGTGGAGATCACATCACTGAGCTGGTCCTTCGAATTGTAACTGGCGAGCAGGCCCGTCAGTTCGCCGTGGCGGAGGACCGGCAGGGAAAAGCTGCTGGCCGCGCTCTGCATCGAGGCCTTCACCTGGAACGTCAGAAAGAACTGTCCCTCCAGGAAATTCGAGATGATGTCCACTCCCTGGAGCATGCCGGGTGTGATCAGCGGCATGCCGCTTTCCTCAACCTGGAGAATGTCCAGAGAATCGCCGATCCGCGGCGCATCCCCGATGTGGAGCGGGCGTGTGCCTTTGAAAAACTCCTCGGACTTCGATTCATCCTCCGGCGCGAGCAGGGCGAGATTGGCCTCGTAGTCGACCGCCACCACCTTGGCGGGAACCAACCGGGTGCCATCGGTGGACTCGAACTCCAGATAGGTCGCGTCCGCCACCAGTTCGCTGGTGGTGAGGACCTGGCCCTTGGCAACGATGGGTCCGAGAGCGCGGCGGCGGCCGGGTGGGTTCTTGTCCCATGGCTGGCCGGCGCTCCAGCCCTGCTGGGTGGAGTTGATGCGGACCACGGACTGCTTCAGCTCGGGTGCGGGTTCGACCGGAGCTGTCGGCACGGCCACCGCTGCGGGCGGCTTGGATTCCGCGGCGGCGACGGCGGTCACCTGTTTCGAATCGCAGGCGGTGAGAGCCAGCGAAAGCAGGAGAAGGGCGGAGCGTTTCATGGAAAACGGAAGCGAAAGCGGGTGAAGGATGGAAAGGGGATGCTGCCTCGAGCTCATCTTATTCTTCATCGAGGCGGGACAGGCGCTTGATGCCGTAGCCGAGCTGGATGCGTTTGTTGGCGGCCTCGATTTCCGCGGAGGGAATCACCACGGGGCGATCCGAGCCGAAGAGATCGATGACGAAGAACTCCGGCTTTTGTTCGGGGTTCAGCAATTCGTTGGCGTGCTTGAGGCTCTTCACCTCCACGCCGTTGATTTTGTCCACGGCGAAGCCCGTGAACTCGTCCATCTGGCTGGTGAGAGGATCGCTCTCGATGCGGGTGAGCACGACGATGTCATCGCGCTTCTGGAAGCCGCCCTTCGGCACGTAGTCGGCGAATAGGCGTCGGACGTTGATGTCATCCAGCTTGGTCGAGCGCAGCAGGTTGGTGTCCAGCGGTTGGAAGACGAGACCGGCGAAGACGATGTAGCGAGGCTTCTTCTCATACTGCACGGCATACATGCGGGCCTGTGGCAGCGGCTTGAGGGTGATCTCCACGTCGTTCGGTTTGCCATCGCGGAGGTAGCGCAGGGCGACCTTATCTCCGGAGAACTTGCGCTCGACGACTTCGTTCATGTTCACCTCTTCGCCATCGATGGTGACCATGCCGGCGCTGTCGACTTCCTTGCCATCGATGGCCAGCAGGATGTCGCCGGACTTCAGCACGCCATCACAGGAGCCGGTGGGCGTGACGGTGGAGACGAGCACGCCATTGCCATCGTCCGGCAGATTGAAGGCTTTGCGCATGGCGGGGTTGAACAGCGGGAAATCCGCCACGCCGAGATCGGCATAGGAGTCGTAGCGGCCGTCCTCGATGTCCTTGAGGAAGCGTTTGATGACGGGAGTGGGGATGATGTAGCCGGTGTTGTCCGCCTGGCGGAGACCTTGGAAAGCCACGCCGACGACCTTGCCATCCTGCACCACCGGACCACCGGAGTTGCCGGGATTGATGGCCGCATCGATTTGGACGATCAGGTGCGAGTCCGCCTGTGAGTGGGAGTAGGTGCTGAAGTCGATGCGCGAAACCACGCCGCGGGTGACGGAGAGACGCTCGCCGCCGATGGGGTAGCCGATCACGCGGACCTGCGACTCCAGCGCGGGCACGTCACCGATGGAGAACACCGGCAGTTTTTCGAAATCCGAGAAATCCTCCACGGACAGCAGTGCGAGGTCGCAATCGTGGGCCACGAACTCGACCTTGGCCGCGTATTTCTTCGGGCTGCCGTAGATGTTCAGCAGGATCCGGCGCGAGTTCGAGATGACGTGGGCGTTGGTGAGGATCTTGTTTTTCCCGATGATGAAGCCGGAACCGATGCCGCCGCTGAAGCGACCGGAATTCCAAGGCGTGGAGTAGTCGGGGATTTGTGAGGCCACCTCGATCCGCACGACCGACTTGTATATGCCGGATGGGGCGGATGGGGATTCCTGGGCGGAAGCGAGGGGCAGGGTGAGGGCGAGCGCGAGTAACCAAGACCGCATGACCGGCAAGGCTAGGGGGAAAACCGGTTCCCGCAAGGGAGGAAACGGCGGGACGGTGCTTTCTCAGGAAGCCCGGGGCGCGGGTTTAGCCTTCCCATGCCGCGGATACGGGCTCACGCTGGCGCCGGAACGGCAACAGTCATGAGCAGCAAGAAGAAGGTCAACGAGAGTCCAGACGCGGTTTTGGTAGGAGCGGGAATCATGAGCGCCACGCTGGGTGTTCTGCTCAAAGAACTCCGGCCGGACATGACCCTCGTGATCCTCGAAGGCCTCAGTGAGGTGGCCCAGGAAAGCTCCAGCGCCTGGAACAACGCCGGCACCGGCCACGCCGCGCTCTGCGAGCTGAACTACACGCCGGAGAAAAAGGACGGCTCGATCGACGTCTCGAAGGCGATCCAGATCAACGAGTCCTTCGAGCTTTCCAAGCAACTCTGGGCCTCGCTGGTCCAGCGCGGCACCCTCGGCCGGGCGGGCGGATTCCTGACCCGCGTGCCGCACCTGAGCTTCGTCCACGGCAGGAAGAACGTGGAGTACCTGCGCAAGCGCCATGAGGCGCTGAAGGACCATCCGTTCTTCCGTGAGATGGAGTTCACCGAGGACCCGGCGACGATGGCGGAATGGATGCCGCTGATCATGCAGGACCGCGATCCCAAGGAGCCGGTGGCGGCGACCCGCGTGGAGTCCGGCACCGACGTCGACTTCGGCGCGTTGACCAAGGCGATGATCGAGCACCTCAAGAAGCTGCCCGGTGTGACGGTTCATACCGGTCATCAGGTGGCGAACGTCTATCGCAGCGGGGACGACTGGACCGTGGAGGCGGAGCCGGATTTCGCGCCGCGCTACTCGTTGCGCACCAAATTTGTCTTCCTCGGTGCGGGTGGTGGCGCGCTGCCGCTCCTGCAGATGTCCGGCATTCCGGAAGGGAAGGGCTTCGGCGGCTTCCCGGTCAGCGGCCAGTGGCTGCGCTGCGACAATCCGGAGCTGGTGGACCGCCACTTTGCCAAGGTCTATGGCAAGGCCTCCGTCGGCGCACCGCCGATGTCCGTGCCGCACCTCGATACCCGCATCATCAACGGCAAACGCTCGCTGCTGTTCGGGCCGTATGCCGGATTCACGACGAAGTATCTCAAGAGCGGTTCGTTGCTCGACCTGCCGATGTCGTTCCGCCCGGACAATTTCATCCCGATGGTGGCCGCCGGTCTCGCGAACTTCGATCTCACCAAGTATCTCATCGGCCAGGTGATCCAGTCGCCCGAAGAGCGTCTTGAGGCGCTCAAGGAATTCGTGCCGGATGCGAAGATGGAGGACTGGCATCTCGCGTATGCCGGCCAGCGCGTGCAGATCATCAAGAAGGACAAGAAGAAGGGCGGCATCCTCCAGTTCGGCACCGAGGTGGTGTCCGCAGAGGACGGTTCCATCGCCGCGCTGCTGGGTGCTTCACCCGGAGCCTCCACCGCGGTGGGCATCATGCTCCAGCTCATCGGCAAGTGCTTCCCGGAGGAGATGAAGTCGCAGGAGTGGACGGACAAGCTGAAGGCGCTGATCCCGGCCTACGGTGAATCCATGGCCGGGAATCCGGAGCTCTACCGCCAGACCCGCGCGTGGACCGCGGAGGTGCTGGGGTTGAAGGTGTGATTTCTCCGGTAGCTGGAGTCGTAAGACTTCAGGCTGGGGAGATTTGCGCTTTTGCAGAGGATTTCAGTCTATGGGTAGCTTCCGCATTGGCAAAGGCAGGAGGCGGGTGAACAATGGATATCGTGGGGTGGATGGAAGTCCGCCCCGTCTGAAGTCTTACTACTCCAGCTACTACGAAGAAGGGTTGCGCGACCTTATTTGCTAGTGATGGCCCGCCTTTGTAGAGAAACTGCGAATATGTCCTTGAGGGAAGATCGTCCGGATTATCTCAAGCGTCTGTCGCGTGGTTGGTACAAGGGCAAGTCATGGGTTCACTGGACCATGGCGATGGAAGATCGGGCTATCGGTTGGCTCGATTCACGCATGCACCTGCAGGTGCGCGAACTGCTCGTTCACACCTCAGCCCGGCATCATGTGGTCTGTCCGCTTTACTGCCTGATGCCGGATCACGCGCATTTCCTGTGGGTGGGTTTGGGAGAGGAATGTGATCAGCTCAATGCTGCGAAGTTCTTCCGACAGCGGTGGAATGCTTTGTTGAAAGAGCGAGGCGTTCGCCTTCAAGAGCAGGCCTACGATCACGTGCTCGATGAGAGCGAAAGAAATCCGGATGCCTTCGAGGATATCTGTCTGTATATCGCCCATAATCCGCAACGCGATAGCTTGGTGGGGAGTTGGCAGGACTGGGAGTTTCTCGGATCCGTCGTTGCAGGATTTCCGGATCTCAACCCGAGGGAGATCACCGCGTTCTGGCCGACGTTTTGGAAGATCCACAATCTCGAGACCAGCCGCCGGGCAAGGGATTCTTCGTAGCTGGAGTCGTGAGACTTCAGGCGGGGAAGATTTGCTTATAGGCAAAGGCGTCCGTTTTTCACCTGCTTCCGGAGAGGTTTATCAGACGGGGATCGAGAGCAGACCAAACCCGCG belongs to Luteolibacter ambystomatis and includes:
- the mqo gene encoding malate dehydrogenase (quinone); its protein translation is MSSKKKVNESPDAVLVGAGIMSATLGVLLKELRPDMTLVILEGLSEVAQESSSAWNNAGTGHAALCELNYTPEKKDGSIDVSKAIQINESFELSKQLWASLVQRGTLGRAGGFLTRVPHLSFVHGRKNVEYLRKRHEALKDHPFFREMEFTEDPATMAEWMPLIMQDRDPKEPVAATRVESGTDVDFGALTKAMIEHLKKLPGVTVHTGHQVANVYRSGDDWTVEAEPDFAPRYSLRTKFVFLGAGGGALPLLQMSGIPEGKGFGGFPVSGQWLRCDNPELVDRHFAKVYGKASVGAPPMSVPHLDTRIINGKRSLLFGPYAGFTTKYLKSGSLLDLPMSFRPDNFIPMVAAGLANFDLTKYLIGQVIQSPEERLEALKEFVPDAKMEDWHLAYAGQRVQIIKKDKKKGGILQFGTEVVSAEDGSIAALLGASPGASTAVGIMLQLIGKCFPEEMKSQEWTDKLKALIPAYGESMAGNPELYRQTRAWTAEVLGLKV
- a CDS encoding PDZ domain-containing protein, coding for MKRSALLLLSLALTACDSKQVTAVAAAESKPPAAVAVPTAPVEPAPELKQSVVRINSTQQGWSAGQPWDKNPPGRRRALGPIVAKGQVLTTSELVADATYLEFESTDGTRLVPAKVVAVDYEANLALLAPEDESKSEEFFKGTRPLHIGDAPRIGDSLDILQVEESGMPLITPGMLQGVDIISNFLEGQFFLTFQVKASMQSAASSFSLPVLRHGELTGLLASYNSKDQLSDVISTSILTRFLKSAGSGKYAGFPSLGINTARTEDPSFRKWLQIPDDQGGLYITSVRKDSSAATAGIKKGDVLLAVEDHKIDRRGYYEHPVYGSLFWSHLVRGEKNTGDVVKLSLLREGKPLHLDVTLNLSDDTKRLVPAYTFGKAPQYLVKGGLIFQELTKPLLESFGEDWHSRAPLNLLDAYENPEKYENKADHIVFLSGVIATPATIGYEPLRNLIVRKVNGKDIRDMKSLVEAFKGNKGGLHSIEFDEENFTVYLDEAASTAVDEQLVQRGIPQLSRVE
- a CDS encoding S1C family serine protease; this translates as MRSWLLALALTLPLASAQESPSAPSGIYKSVVRIEVASQIPDYSTPWNSGRFSGGIGSGFIIGKNKILTNAHVISNSRRILLNIYGSPKKYAAKVEFVAHDCDLALLSVEDFSDFEKLPVFSIGDVPALESQVRVIGYPIGGERLSVTRGVVSRIDFSTYSHSQADSHLIVQIDAAINPGNSGGPVVQDGKVVGVAFQGLRQADNTGYIIPTPVIKRFLKDIEDGRYDSYADLGVADFPLFNPAMRKAFNLPDDGNGVLVSTVTPTGSCDGVLKSGDILLAIDGKEVDSAGMVTIDGEEVNMNEVVERKFSGDKVALRYLRDGKPNDVEITLKPLPQARMYAVQYEKKPRYIVFAGLVFQPLDTNLLRSTKLDDINVRRLFADYVPKGGFQKRDDIVVLTRIESDPLTSQMDEFTGFAVDKINGVEVKSLKHANELLNPEQKPEFFVIDLFGSDRPVVIPSAEIEAANKRIQLGYGIKRLSRLDEE